The proteins below come from a single Sphingomicrobium sediminis genomic window:
- the aceA gene encoding isocitrate lyase, whose product MVEIKDLVAAPEGRFDGITRPYDAQTVAKLRGSFVPDCSLARRGALKLWERLNSDPAPVRALGAVTGNQAMQMVRGGLEAIYLSGWQVAADANVAGAMYPDQSLYPANSGPELARKINKTLQRADQVEHAEGGAQRDWFAPIVADAEAGFGGPLNCFEIMKGYIEAGAAGVHFEDQLASEKKCGHLGGKVLIPTQAAVRNLNAARLAADVMGVPTLIVARTDAESAKLITSDIDERDRQFLSGERTPEGFFRLKDGTGLDHCIARGLAFAEHADLLWWETSHPNLEEARIFAEAIHEKYPGKLLAYNCSPSFNWAAKLDPDTIARFQEELGKMGYKFQFVTLAGFHALNHGMFELARGYKARGMAAYSELQQAEFASEKDGYTATRHQREVGTGYFDAVTNALSAGQASTTALKDSTEEDQFATA is encoded by the coding sequence ATGGTTGAAATCAAGGATTTGGTGGCCGCTCCGGAGGGGCGTTTCGATGGAATTACGCGGCCCTATGACGCTCAAACCGTAGCGAAATTGCGCGGTTCGTTCGTACCCGATTGTTCGCTCGCGCGGCGCGGTGCCTTGAAGCTCTGGGAGCGCCTCAACAGCGATCCTGCACCGGTGCGAGCCTTGGGGGCCGTGACCGGCAATCAGGCGATGCAGATGGTGCGCGGCGGGCTCGAGGCGATCTACCTGTCCGGTTGGCAGGTCGCTGCCGACGCGAACGTTGCCGGCGCCATGTATCCCGACCAGTCGCTCTACCCCGCCAATTCGGGACCCGAACTGGCGCGCAAGATCAACAAGACGCTGCAGCGCGCCGACCAGGTCGAACATGCCGAGGGCGGCGCGCAGCGCGACTGGTTCGCCCCCATCGTCGCCGATGCCGAAGCCGGTTTCGGTGGCCCCCTGAACTGCTTCGAGATCATGAAGGGTTATATCGAGGCGGGCGCCGCCGGCGTACATTTCGAGGACCAGCTCGCGAGCGAGAAGAAATGCGGCCATCTGGGCGGCAAGGTGCTGATCCCGACGCAGGCGGCGGTGCGCAATCTAAATGCAGCGCGGTTGGCGGCGGACGTCATGGGCGTGCCGACGCTGATCGTCGCGCGAACCGATGCCGAGAGCGCCAAGCTCATCACTTCGGATATCGACGAACGCGATCGCCAGTTCCTTTCCGGCGAACGCACACCGGAAGGCTTCTTCCGTTTGAAGGATGGCACGGGCCTCGATCATTGCATCGCACGCGGCCTTGCCTTTGCCGAGCATGCTGACCTCTTGTGGTGGGAGACCAGTCACCCGAACCTCGAGGAAGCGCGCATCTTCGCCGAGGCGATTCACGAAAAGTATCCTGGCAAACTGCTCGCCTACAATTGCTCCCCAAGCTTCAACTGGGCGGCAAAGCTCGACCCGGACACGATCGCCAGGTTCCAGGAGGAACTGGGCAAGATGGGCTACAAATTCCAGTTCGTGACGCTTGCCGGTTTCCATGCTCTCAATCACGGCATGTTTGAGCTGGCCCGTGGCTACAAGGCGCGCGGCATGGCGGCCTATTCCGAACTGCAGCAGGCCGAATTTGCCAGCGAGAAGGACGGCTATACCGCCACGCGCCACCAGCGCGAGGTCGGTACCGGCTATTTCGACGCGGTCACCAATGCGTTGTCGGCTGGGCAGGCCTCGACCACCGCGCTCAAGGACTCCACCGAAGAAGACCAGTTCGCCACTGCGTAA
- a CDS encoding DUF4170 domain-containing protein, which produces MTRQLYWVVGGDYADTEFTQMVPGTEKVLGPFADEMKARKAWTQMTFNDRTCRNATRRYVIASGTTVLAA; this is translated from the coding sequence ATGACGAGACAGCTCTATTGGGTCGTCGGCGGTGACTATGCCGACACGGAATTCACGCAGATGGTGCCGGGCACCGAAAAAGTGCTGGGGCCCTTTGCCGACGAGATGAAGGCGCGCAAGGCGTGGACGCAGATGACTTTTAACGACCGTACCTGCCGCAACGCGACGCGGCGCTACGTTATCGCCAGCGGCACGACGGTGCTGGCCGCATGA
- the aceB gene encoding malate synthase A, giving the protein MSTVLEKPRAIARPSGVEGAAGILTPSALDLVAELHERFDARRRELLAARMARQERYNLGERPDFRADTTAIREADWKVGDIPPDLLDRKVEITGPTNAKMVINALNSGARVFMADFEDATAPAWDELVAGQRNLHDYWRGDLAFDDPKSGKSYRVGSDPAVLIARVRGLHLKEVHVTVDGTAVAGAFFDAALYLCHNAHAALARGSGPYLYLPKLETMEEAALWSDVIELIEDRLNLKRGTIKVTVLIETIDAAFQMDEILHALKANIVGLNCGRWDYIFSFIKRLGRTQEMLTPDRGAMTMDKAFLAAYAERLVATCHRRGAFAMGGMSAFIPVKGDEAANANAFAKVKADKDREVSIGHDGSWVAHPGLVPVAFEAFEKVEGKNQLHVMPETLPDREALLELHEGARTEEGVRDNIRVAVQYVAAWLGGRGAVPLCNLMEDAATAEIARAQLWQWLRYEAPICDERHLTRDLFEHWFQEEMLALGDTPHVAEAGRLVYELVTAKAFPEFLTLPAYEELVRVA; this is encoded by the coding sequence ATGAGCACGGTACTGGAAAAGCCGCGCGCCATCGCGCGTCCATCCGGTGTCGAGGGTGCCGCAGGCATCCTCACGCCGTCCGCCCTCGACCTCGTCGCCGAGCTGCATGAGCGGTTCGATGCTCGCCGGCGCGAATTGCTTGCGGCCCGTATGGCGCGGCAGGAGCGCTACAATCTTGGCGAGCGACCCGACTTCCGCGCCGACACCACCGCGATCCGCGAGGCGGATTGGAAGGTCGGCGACATCCCGCCCGATCTGCTTGACCGCAAGGTAGAGATTACGGGCCCGACCAATGCCAAGATGGTGATCAATGCGCTCAATTCGGGTGCGCGCGTTTTCATGGCCGATTTCGAGGATGCGACGGCACCGGCCTGGGACGAGCTCGTCGCGGGCCAGCGCAACCTCCACGACTATTGGCGGGGCGATCTTGCCTTCGATGATCCCAAATCGGGCAAGTCCTATCGCGTCGGTTCCGACCCGGCGGTGCTGATCGCGCGGGTGCGCGGGCTGCACCTGAAGGAGGTTCATGTCACCGTCGACGGGACGGCGGTTGCGGGCGCTTTCTTCGATGCCGCGCTCTACCTTTGCCACAACGCGCATGCGGCGCTGGCACGGGGTAGCGGACCCTATCTCTATCTCCCCAAACTGGAGACGATGGAGGAAGCGGCGCTGTGGAGCGATGTCATCGAACTGATCGAGGACCGGCTCAACCTCAAGCGCGGAACGATCAAGGTGACAGTGCTGATCGAAACGATCGACGCGGCCTTCCAGATGGACGAGATCCTTCATGCGCTGAAAGCCAATATCGTCGGCCTTAATTGCGGGCGCTGGGACTATATCTTCTCCTTCATCAAGCGGCTGGGCCGGACGCAGGAAATGCTCACGCCCGACCGCGGCGCGATGACCATGGATAAGGCGTTCCTTGCCGCCTATGCGGAGCGACTGGTGGCGACCTGCCATCGCCGCGGCGCCTTCGCGATGGGCGGCATGAGCGCCTTCATCCCCGTGAAGGGCGACGAGGCCGCCAACGCCAATGCCTTTGCCAAGGTGAAGGCCGACAAGGATCGCGAAGTCTCGATCGGCCATGACGGCAGCTGGGTAGCGCATCCGGGCCTGGTGCCGGTCGCGTTTGAAGCCTTTGAGAAGGTCGAGGGCAAGAACCAGCTCCATGTCATGCCCGAGACGCTGCCCGATCGCGAGGCATTGCTCGAGCTGCACGAAGGCGCGCGGACCGAGGAAGGCGTGCGCGACAATATCCGCGTCGCGGTCCAATATGTCGCGGCTTGGCTGGGCGGGCGCGGTGCGGTCCCGCTCTGCAATTTGATGGAAGACGCCGCCACGGCGGAGATTGCCCGCGCGCAGCTCTGGCAATGGCTGCGCTACGAGGCGCCTATCTGCGACGAGCGGCACCTGACACGCGACCTGTTCGAACATTGGTTCCAGGAAGAAATGCTGGCGCTGGGCGACACGCCCCATGTCGCCGAGGCGGGGCGGCTGGTCTACGAATTGGTGACCGCCAAAGCCTTCCCCGAATTCCTGACCCTGCCGGCATATGAAGAGCTGGTGCGCGTAGCGTAA
- the rplT gene encoding 50S ribosomal protein L20, translating into MPRIKRGVTTRAKHKRILKEARGYYGRRKNTIRIARQAVEKAGQYAYRDRKVKKRNFRALWIQRINAAVRAEGLTYGKFMHALKLANIDLDRKVLADLAMHEPEAFKAIVEQAKAALPKEAA; encoded by the coding sequence ATGCCTCGCATCAAACGCGGCGTCACCACGCGCGCCAAGCATAAGCGGATCCTCAAAGAAGCCCGCGGCTATTACGGCCGTCGCAAGAATACGATCCGTATCGCCCGTCAGGCCGTCGAAAAGGCCGGGCAGTACGCCTATCGCGACCGCAAGGTCAAAAAGCGCAACTTCCGTGCGCTCTGGATCCAGCGCATCAACGCTGCGGTTCGTGCCGAAGGCCTGACCTACGGCAAGTTCATGCACGCGCTGAAGCTCGCGAACATCGACCTCGACCGCAAGGTCCTGGCCGACCTCGCGATGCACGAGCCGGAAGCATTCAAGGCGATCGTCGAGCAGGCCAAGGCCGCGCTTCCCAAGGAAGCCGCCTAA
- the rpmI gene encoding 50S ribosomal protein L35 — MPKMKTKSGVKKRFKMTASGKVKHGVAGKRHRLISHNAKYIRQQRGTKTLPDCDAKRLKQWAPYGL; from the coding sequence ATGCCGAAGATGAAGACCAAGAGCGGCGTCAAGAAACGCTTCAAGATGACCGCTTCGGGCAAGGTCAAGCACGGTGTCGCGGGCAAGCGCCACCGCCTGATCAGCCACAACGCCAAATATATCCGCCAGCAGCGCGGCACCAAGACGCTCCCCGACTGCGACGCCAAGCGTCTCAAGCAGTGGGCGCCGTACGGCCTCTAA
- a CDS encoding ribose-phosphate pyrophosphokinase — protein sequence MKLLAGNSNPPLAKAVADYLEIPLVEASVKRFADEEIFVEVHENVRGQDMFVIQSTSYPANDNMMELLIMIDALRRASAKRITAVLPYFGYARQDRKPGPRTPISAKLVANLITQAGADRVLTMDLHAGQIQGFFDIPTDNLWAAPVMAADILARYSDKKLAVVSPDVGGVVRARSLAKRLDNAPLAIVDKRRERAGESEVMNIIGDVEGHACILIDDIVDSGGTLCNAAAALKEQGATDVMAYCSHGVLSGAAGAKIKASVLNEVVVTDSIYHEGLENDEKIRKLTIAPLFGEAISRIADESSVSSLFD from the coding sequence ATGAAACTGCTCGCCGGCAACTCCAACCCGCCGCTCGCCAAGGCCGTCGCCGACTATCTCGAGATCCCGCTCGTCGAGGCCAGCGTCAAGCGCTTCGCCGACGAGGAAATCTTCGTCGAGGTCCACGAAAATGTGCGCGGGCAGGACATGTTCGTCATCCAGTCGACCAGCTATCCGGCCAACGACAATATGATGGAATTGCTCATCATGATCGACGCGCTGCGCCGCGCCTCGGCCAAGCGCATTACAGCGGTGCTCCCCTATTTCGGCTATGCGCGCCAGGACCGCAAACCCGGCCCGCGCACGCCGATCAGTGCCAAGCTCGTCGCCAATCTCATCACCCAGGCCGGTGCCGACCGCGTCCTGACGATGGATTTGCATGCCGGCCAGATCCAGGGCTTCTTCGACATTCCCACCGACAACCTGTGGGCCGCGCCGGTCATGGCCGCGGATATCCTCGCGCGCTATTCGGACAAGAAGCTCGCCGTGGTGTCGCCCGACGTCGGCGGCGTGGTGCGTGCGCGCAGCCTCGCCAAGCGGCTCGACAACGCGCCGCTGGCCATCGTCGACAAGCGCCGCGAGCGCGCCGGCGAAAGCGAAGTCATGAACATTATCGGCGATGTCGAGGGCCATGCCTGCATCCTCATCGACGATATCGTCGATTCGGGCGGGACGCTCTGCAATGCGGCGGCGGCCTTGAAGGAACAGGGCGCGACCGATGTCATGGCCTATTGCTCGCACGGCGTGCTGTCGGGCGCGGCCGGCGCCAAGATCAAGGCCAGCGTCCTCAACGAAGTCGTCGTGACCGATTCAATCTATCACGAGGGTCTCGAGAACGACGAGAAGATCCGCAAGCTCACCATCGCGCCCCTGTTCGGCGAAGCGATCAGCCGCATTGCGGACGAATCGAGCGTGTCGAGCCTGTTCGACTAA
- a CDS encoding FAD-dependent oxidoreductase, whose protein sequence is MRGGGQLHFAIAGAGVGGLASAILLARQGHRVNLFDQLDAPRPTGSGLMLQPTGLAVLDAMGLGNEARSRGARITRLHGKAGKRTVLDVQYERMTKGADAVGIHRSALFDLLWTAAQAEAIDFAFPRRVIGASQRHVEFAHGEKDGPFDLVIDASGARSAIAQHDDTPLPYGAYWATVDWHEAMPSRTSLSQRYRQARQMAGLLPVGRVPGEEGEKVAFFWSVRGDQAASLRDAGVAALLDQWAGLWPETADIAAQVGSFDRLTLARYAHHTMASPIGDGVVHLGDSWHSTSPQLGQGANMALLDAFALAKTIETHRDLADALSAFVFMRQDHVRLYQLLSHLLTPVYQSDGWFVPTLRDWLVGPVSRVGLVQKIQARLVSGLVGRPLSQLGL, encoded by the coding sequence ATGCGTGGCGGGGGACAGCTTCATTTCGCGATTGCGGGCGCAGGCGTCGGCGGGCTCGCCAGCGCCATCCTGCTCGCGCGCCAGGGGCACCGCGTCAACCTGTTCGACCAGCTCGACGCTCCGCGCCCGACCGGCTCCGGCCTGATGCTGCAGCCCACTGGCTTGGCCGTGTTGGACGCGATGGGCCTCGGAAACGAGGCACGCAGCCGAGGCGCCCGGATCACGCGGCTCCACGGCAAGGCGGGCAAGCGCACCGTCCTCGACGTCCAATATGAGCGCATGACGAAGGGCGCGGACGCGGTCGGCATCCATCGCTCGGCCCTGTTCGACCTGTTGTGGACAGCCGCGCAGGCCGAAGCCATCGACTTTGCTTTCCCGCGCCGCGTCATCGGGGCGAGCCAGCGCCACGTCGAATTTGCGCATGGTGAAAAGGACGGCCCCTTCGATCTCGTCATCGACGCCAGCGGTGCGCGTTCCGCCATTGCGCAACATGATGACACGCCGCTTCCCTATGGCGCTTATTGGGCGACGGTCGACTGGCACGAGGCGATGCCCAGCCGCACTTCGCTCTCGCAACGCTATCGGCAAGCACGGCAGATGGCCGGTCTGCTCCCCGTAGGCCGGGTCCCGGGCGAAGAAGGCGAAAAGGTCGCGTTTTTCTGGTCGGTGCGCGGCGACCAAGCGGCTTCCCTGCGCGACGCCGGTGTCGCCGCGTTGCTCGATCAATGGGCTGGGCTCTGGCCGGAGACGGCAGACATTGCCGCACAGGTCGGCAGCTTCGACCGTCTCACGCTCGCCCGCTACGCCCACCACACCATGGCCTCGCCCATCGGCGACGGCGTCGTGCATCTCGGCGACAGCTGGCATTCGACCAGCCCGCAACTTGGCCAGGGGGCCAACATGGCGCTGCTCGATGCCTTTGCGCTGGCCAAGACCATCGAGACCCATCGCGACCTTGCCGATGCGCTGTCGGCCTTCGTCTTCATGCGGCAGGACCATGTCCGGCTCTACCAGCTGCTCAGCCACCTGCTCACCCCGGTCTACCAGTCCGATGGCTGGTTCGTGCCGACGCTGCGCGACTGGCTCGTTGGGCCGGTATCGCGCGTCGGACTGGTGCAGAAAATCCAGGCGCGACTGGTCTCAGGATTGGTCGGCAGGCCGCTTTCGCAGCTCGGCCTTTAG